TTCACCCAGAGGATCGGCTGCATATGCAGCTTGATGTCCAGCTTGCTGTACTGGATGAAATCGAGTTTCGGGGCCGCCAGCAGGTCGTCCAGCCGGACCAGTATCTCCTCGAGCGACCGCAGCCGCCCGTCATCGATCCGCCCGATCGCCAGTTCGGCCGCCCGGAGTTCGAACATCAGCCGGACGTCCAGGAGGTCGTGGATGTCCTTCGCCTCCATCCTGGCGACGAACGTGCCGCGCCGCGGGACGACGGCGATCAGTCCGTCCACCGACAGCCGCTGGATCGCATCGTTGACGGGGGTCCGGCTGACGCCCAATTTCCTGGCGAGTTGGTTCACGTCCAGGCGGGATCCGTTCGGGATCTCGTGCTGGAGGATGGCGGATTTCAGAGCGTCATATACCAGGTCGTTCAGGCCGGGGTTGCGGGGAATGTCCAGGAGTCCCTCGAACATTTTCGACCCTCCAAGCCGTTCCGGCTGCCGTGAAATTTCACATTTCACCATAAAGATGTGCCATCGCGATGTCAATGTCAACGTATTTTCGATCCGCTTGCGTCCCGTTATCCGGGGGCGCCGTATCCTGTCGGTCCGTTGGGCGGGGGAATCCCCGCCGGGGGCCGCGGAATCTTATTTCAATGGAAAAAATGCCGTCGTACAGTGCTCCTCCCGGCTCGCCCGGGGCTGACCCTGAGCTGCTCGACCGCTACGCGCGGGCGTTGCGGGCCCGCGGCGCGGAGTATCGCCCGAGGACGCGCCATCTCGGGGCGGACGGCCGGGCGAGATACACGAACCGGCTTTTCCTCGAAACAAGCCCCTACCTTCTCCAGCACGCGCACAATCCGGTCGACTGGTATCCCTGGGGGGACGAGGCGTTCGAGCGGGCCCGGCGGCTCGACCGCCCCGTGTTCGTCAGCATCGGCTATTCCACCTGCCACTGGTGCCACGTCATGGAGGAGGAATCGTTCGAGGACGAGGAGATCGCCCGGTTCCTGAACGAGCGCTATGTCGCCGTGAAGGTGGACCGGGAAGAGCGCCCCGACGTGGACGCGATCTACATGAAGGCCGTCCAGGGTTTCTCCGGGACCGGCGGATGGCCGCTGAGCGTGTGGCTGACACCGGACCGGAAGCCGTTCTTCGGCGGCACCTACTTTCCCCCGCGGGACGCCCGCCCCGGGCTGGGAAACGGTTTCCTCGAGATCCTGGCGGCGCTGTCGGACAGCTATTCCTCCATGCATTCGGAGGTCGAGGATATCTGCGGGAGGGCTACGGAATTCGTCCGCCGCTCGCTGTCGCCGGAAGGCGGGGACGACCTTCCCGGCGCCGGACCGATGAACGACGCGGCGCGCTTCTACCGCGAGCGTTTCGACGACGAATACGGAGGGATGGCCTCGGTCCCGAAATTTCCCAGCCATCTTCCCGTCCGCTTCCTTCTCCGGTACCACCGGCGCACGGGAGACGGGACGTATCTCGACATGGCGCGGAGGACGCTCGAGGCGATGGCCGCCGGGGGGATCTGCGACCACGTGGGGGGAGGATTCCACCGATATTCGACGGACCGGACGTGGCTCATTCCCCATTTCGAGAAGATGCTCTATGACAACGCGCTCCTGGTCCCCGCCTACCTGGAAGGATACCAGGCCGCCGGCCGGAGCGATTTCGCGCGGGTCGCGCGGGAGACGCTGCGCTTCATCGAGCGGGACATGACCTCGCCGGAAGGCGCGTTCTACTCCGCCACCGACGCGGACAGTCCCGCCGATGGCGGCCCCCGGCAGGAAGGGGCCTTCTTCACGTGGACGCCGGCGGAGCTGGATGAGGCGCTGGGTCCGGAACGCGCCCGGATCGTCTCCCGGTATTACGGGGTGACCGGCAGCGGGAATTTCGAGGGGCGCTCGATCCTCCACGTATCATCCCCTTCGGCCGCAGCAGCACGGCAGCTAGGGATTCCGGAATCGGAACTGGAGGGCGTCCTCCTGGAGGCGAAGGAGGAACTATACCGCGTGAGGAACCGTCGGCCCGCCCCGATCCGGGACGAGAAGATCCTGACCGCGTGGAACGGATTGGCGATCTCCGCCTACGCCCGCGCGGGGCTCGTGCTGGACGATCCCGGCTACGTCGAGCGGGCGTGCCGGGCCGCGCGGTTCCTGCTGGAAAATGCCTTCCGGGACGGGCGGCTGTACCGGACATGGAAGGACGGGGAGGCGAGGCATCCCGCCCTGCTGGAGGATCACGCGTTCCTCGTCGCGGGATTCCTGGACCTGTACGAGGCCTCCGCGGACCCGTCGTGGCTGTCCGAGGCGGTCGCTCTGGATGCCGTCATCGAGGAGCGGTTCGAGGACACGGAGCGCGGCGGATTCTACCTGACCGCGCCCGGTCACGAGGAGCTGCTCGTCAGGGAAAAGCCGATGTACGACGGCGCGGAGCCAGCCGGGTCTTCGGTCGCAGTGATGAACCTCCTCCGGCTCCATGAGTACACGACGGATCCGCGATACCGGGAGCGCGCGGAAAAGACGCTCCGTTATGCGGCGCCGACGCTGAACGGCAGCCCGATCTCGCTCTCCGAGATGCTGCTTGCGCTCGACTTCTTCCTCG
This is a stretch of genomic DNA from Thermodesulfobacteriota bacterium. It encodes these proteins:
- a CDS encoding GntR family transcriptional regulator, encoding MFEGLLDIPRNPGLNDLVYDALKSAILQHEIPNGSRLDVNQLARKLGVSRTPVNDAIQRLSVDGLIAVVPRRGTFVARMEAKDIHDLLDVRLMFELRAAELAIGRIDDGRLRSLEEILVRLDDLLAAPKLDFIQYSKLDIKLHMQPILWVNNEKLTRLYKAQNFQWYMTRLRKNTAGQREHWEIFDAYRSGSLEEVKSALTRHIEAGKIGVTEFLKETDRRERSQ
- a CDS encoding thioredoxin domain-containing protein; the protein is MPSYSAPPGSPGADPELLDRYARALRARGAEYRPRTRHLGADGRARYTNRLFLETSPYLLQHAHNPVDWYPWGDEAFERARRLDRPVFVSIGYSTCHWCHVMEEESFEDEEIARFLNERYVAVKVDREERPDVDAIYMKAVQGFSGTGGWPLSVWLTPDRKPFFGGTYFPPRDARPGLGNGFLEILAALSDSYSSMHSEVEDICGRATEFVRRSLSPEGGDDLPGAGPMNDAARFYRERFDDEYGGMASVPKFPSHLPVRFLLRYHRRTGDGTYLDMARRTLEAMAAGGICDHVGGGFHRYSTDRTWLIPHFEKMLYDNALLVPAYLEGYQAAGRSDFARVARETLRFIERDMTSPEGAFYSATDADSPADGGPRQEGAFFTWTPAELDEALGPERARIVSRYYGVTGSGNFEGRSILHVSSPSAAAARQLGIPESELEGVLLEAKEELYRVRNRRPAPIRDEKILTAWNGLAISAYARAGLVLDDPGYVERACRAARFLLENAFRDGRLYRTWKDGEARHPALLEDHAFLVAGFLDLYEASADPSWLSEAVALDAVIEERFEDTERGGFYLTAPGHEELLVREKPMYDGAEPAGSSVAVMNLLRLHEYTTDPRYRERAEKTLRYAAPTLNGSPISLSEMLLALDFFLDTPKQIVVVVPKGAAKGDAAPLLSAFRGLFLPNRVLAIVREGREQEQAAEIIPTVREKETAGGRVTAYVCEGRTCMAPTSEPDEFLRQAGTVRPLPT